One part of the Gossypium raimondii isolate GPD5lz chromosome 1, ASM2569854v1, whole genome shotgun sequence genome encodes these proteins:
- the LOC105779226 gene encoding cytochrome P450 CYP736A12, whose protein sequence is MAISYCDWLPSQMSSSTLTLLFVLLGTLCSFIYFFSSPNRNKNGRKLPPGPAPLPIIGNIHMLGNLPHQSLHYLAKKYGPIMSIMLGKVPTIVVSSPEAAELFLKVHDVVFASRPKVQSAKYFTYGGKALAFTQYGSYWRTVRKWCILHFLSASEVECFAPIRKAEVGLLVESVRKVAAVGETINLSLAVAKVLEEMMSKVLFGRSMDDKIDFKPLVDEALHLSGVFNLSDYVPFLAPLDLQGYTRRLKKASSGLHEFFDKMIDEYQQGINMDDQNPYRSFFQLMVSMLDTPINPNDEDQPYIFGRENIKAIMVDMVAASFDTTSTTIEWTFTELLKHPRVMVALQKELESVVGRNRMVEESDLPKLAYLDMVIKESFRLHPVAPLLIPHESTEDVTVNGYFIPKKSRLLVNTWSMGRNPKIWSSNAEEFFPERFKDRKIDLRGHDFELIPFGTGRRGCPGMQLALVNMRIILAQLAHCFDWELPDGMLPNELDMTEKFGLSLPRANRLLVKSTYRLIA, encoded by the exons CATTAACCTTACTCTTTGTCCTCCTTGGAACTCTCTGTTCCTTTATCTACTTCTTCAGCTCACCAAACCGCAACAAAAATGGCCGGAAACTTCCACCCGGTCCTGCCCCTCTTCCCATCATAGGTAACATCCACATGCTAGGGAACCTCCCACACCAAAGTCTTCACTATCTCGCCAAAAAATATGGACCCATCATGTCGATAATGCTAGGCAAAGTACCAACCATTGTGGTATCATCACCCGAAGCCGCTGAACTGTTCCTCAAGGTCCATGACGTCGTTTTTGCTTCCAGGCCTAAAGTCCAATCCGCGAAATACTTCACATATGGTGGCAAGGCCTTGGCTTTTACCCAGTACGGTTCTTACTGGCGAACTGTACGGAAATGGTGTATTTTGCATTTCCTCAGTGCTTCCGAAGTTGAATGTTTTGCCCCGATAAGGAAGGCGGAGGTGGGGTTATTGGTTGAATCAGTGAGGAAGGTAGCGGCGGTGGGTGAAACAATAAACCTTAGCCTGGCGGTGGCTAAGGTTCTTGAAGAAATGATGTCGAAAGTGTTATTCGGGCGGTCCATGGATGATAAAATCGATTTTAAGCCGCTGGTTGATGAGGCCCTGCACTTATCTGGGGTTTTCAATCTCTCGGATTATGTGCCTTTCCTTGCTCCACTTGATCTTCAG GGATATACAAGAAGGCTTAAGAAGGCGAGCAGTGGCCTTCACgaattttttgacaaaatgaTAGATGAATACCAACAAGGGATTAACATGGATGACCAAAATCCTTATAGAAGTTTCTTTCAACTGATGGTTTCGATGTTGGATACACCCATAAACCCTAACGATGAAGATCAACCATACATCTTTGGTAGAGAAAACATCAAGGCTATAATGGTGGACATGGTGGCAGCTTCCTTCGACACTACATCCACGACCATTGAGTGGACATTTACAGAACTTCTAAAGCATCCTCGAGTCATGGTTGCTCTCCAGAAAGAGCTAGAAAGTGTTGTCGGAAGGAATAGAATGGTAGAAGAGTCGGACCTACCGAAACTTGCCTATTTGGATATGGTCATCAAAGAGAGTTTTAGGTTGCATCCTGTGGCGCCATTGTTAATCCCGCACGAGTCGACCGAAGATGTCACTGTTAATGGGTATTTCATACCTAAGAAGTCGCGGCTTTTGGTAAACACTTGGTCCATGGGGCGAAACCCCAAGATATGGTCGAGCAATGCTGAAGAGTTCTTTCCAGAAAGATTCAAGGATAGGAAGATAGACCTTCGAGGGCATGATTTCGAACTTATTCCGTTCGGAACCGGTCGTAGAGGATGTCCCGGAATGCAGTTAGCTCTAGTCAACATGCGTATTATTTTAGCTCAATTAGCCCATTGCTTTGATTGGGAGTTGCCTGATGGGATGTTGCCTAATGAACTCGACATGACCGAGAAGTTCGGCCTTTCGTT